The Raphanus sativus cultivar WK10039 chromosome 2, ASM80110v3, whole genome shotgun sequence genome includes a region encoding these proteins:
- the LOC108824712 gene encoding serine/threonine-protein kinase BSK2 isoform X1 — protein MGCFQSKTVNLPSPDDPSVPNKPESVTECHQVDQENQVPCFKEFELSELEKVTNGFSPSCIVSEGGEKAPNVVYRGKLQGNRLVAIKRFSKQSWPDAHQFVAEATGVGKLRFNRLVNLIGFCAQGNERLLVAEYMPNDTLSKHLFHWEKQPLPWEMRLRVADFIAQALDHCNVENRKIYHDLNAYRILFDEGGDPRLSTFGLMKNSSNGKSYSTNLAYTPPEFLRTGRVIPESVVYSYGTILIDLLSGKHIPPNHALDIIKGKNALLLMDSSLEGQFEKEDATKLVELASKCLQNEAKDRPDTKFLRSSAAPLQKQKEVASHVLMGLPKNTVILPTLLSPLGKACSLMDLEAVHEILLKTGYRDDEERADNELSFQEWTQPVQEMLSVKKLGDAAFTDKDFENSIECYSKFFWFYQLVEMMAVVPSATVFARRSFSYLMTEQVELALRDAMQAQVCIPEWPTAFYMQALALSKLGMETDASDMLNDGAAFDAKRQQQSSWRC, from the exons atGGGTTGTTTCCAGTCCAAAACTGTTAATCTCCCTTCTCCTGATGACCCATCAGTTCCAAACAAACCAGAATCAG TAACTGAATGCCACCAAGTGGATCAAGAGAATCAAGTTCCATGTTTCAAAGAGTTTGAGTTGAGTGAATTGGAGAAAGTAACAAATGGGTTTAGTCCCAGTTGCATTGTCTCTGAAGGTGGAGAGAAAGCTCCCAATGTTGTTTACAGAGGTAAGCTCCAAGGAAACCGTCTCGTCGCCATCAAACGATTCTCTAAACAGTCCTGGCCTGATGCTCATCAGTTTGTG GCTGAGGCTACCGGTGTTGGAAAGCTTAGATTCAACAGATTGGTTAATCTGATTGGTTTTTGCGCTCAAGGAAACGAGAGACTATTGGTAGCTGAGTATATGCCTAATGACACTCTCTCAAAGCATCTTTTTCACT GGGAGAAACAGCCACTTCCTTGGGAAATGCGTCTCCGAGTAGCAGATTTTATAGCACAAGCACTTGATCACTGCAATGTCGAAAACCGAAAGATCTACCATGACTTGAACGCGTACAGGATCCTATTCGATGAGGGAGGTGATCCTCGTCTATCTACTTTTGGTCTCATGAAGAACAGTAGCAACGGGAAAAGCTATAGCACCAACTTAGCTTATACCCCACCTGAGTTCTTGCGAACAGGTAGAGTCATTCCAGAGAGTGTTGTCTACAGTTATGGAACTATTCTTATAGATCTTCTGAGCGGCAAACACATTCCACCGAACCAT GCTCTTGATATAATAAAGGGGAAGAACGCGTTGCTACTCATGGATTCATCACTTGAAGGGCAATTTGAGAAGGAAGACGCGACCAAACTTGTTGAACTTGCTTCGAAATGTCTTCAAAACGAGGCAAAAGATCGACCTGATACTAAGTTCCTTCGCTCTTCAGCAGCACCACTGCAAAAGCAGAAAGAG GTTGCATCTCATGTCTTGATGGGTCTGCCTAAGAATACTGTGATACTACCAACTCTGCTTTCTCCTCTGGGAAAGGCTTGTTCTCTGATGGACCTTGAGGCTGTTCACGAGATTTTGCTTAAAACTGGTTACAGAGACGACGAGGAAAGAGCAGATAATGAG CTTTCATTTCAAGAATGGACACAGCCAGTGCAGGAGATGCTTAGCGTAAAGAAGTTAGGAGACGCTGCTTTCACAGACAAGGACTTCGAGAATTCAATAGAATGTTATTCAAAG tttttttggttttaccAGTTGGTGGAGATGATGGCTGTTGTTCCATCTGCGACTGTGTTTGCGAGACGGTCATTCTCCTACTTGATGACGGAACAAGTAGAGCTTGCACTGAGAGACGCAATGCAGGCTCAAGTTTGCATACCGGAGTGGCCTACTGCGTTTTACATGCAGGCTTTAGCGCTTTCAAAGCTTGGAATGGAGACTGATGCTAGTGATATGCTTAACGATGGTGCTGCTTTTGATGCTAAGCGACAACAACAGAGCAGTTGGCGTTGTTGA
- the LOC108824712 gene encoding serine/threonine-protein kinase BSK2 isoform X2, with the protein MGCFQSKTVNLPSPDDPSVPNKPESVTECHQVDQENQVPCFKEFELSELEKVTNGFSPSCIVSEGGEKAPNVVYRGKLQGNRLVAIKRFSKQSWPDAHQFVAEATGVGKLRFNRLVNLIGFCAQGNERLLVAEYMPNDTLSKHLFHWEKQPLPWEMRLRVADFIAQALDHCNVENRKIYHDLNAYRILFDEGGDPRLSTFGLMKNSSNGKSYSTNLAYTPPEFLRTGRVIPESVVYSYGTILIDLLSGKHIPPNHALDIIKGKNALLLMDSSLEGQFEKEDATKLVELASKCLQNEAKDRPDTKFLRSSAAPLQKQKEVASHVLMGLPKNTVILPTLLSPLGKACSLMDLEAVHEILLKTGYRDDEERADNELSFQEWTQPVQEMLSVKKLGDAAFTDKDFENSIECYSKLVEMMAVVPSATVFARRSFSYLMTEQVELALRDAMQAQVCIPEWPTAFYMQALALSKLGMETDASDMLNDGAAFDAKRQQQSSWRC; encoded by the exons atGGGTTGTTTCCAGTCCAAAACTGTTAATCTCCCTTCTCCTGATGACCCATCAGTTCCAAACAAACCAGAATCAG TAACTGAATGCCACCAAGTGGATCAAGAGAATCAAGTTCCATGTTTCAAAGAGTTTGAGTTGAGTGAATTGGAGAAAGTAACAAATGGGTTTAGTCCCAGTTGCATTGTCTCTGAAGGTGGAGAGAAAGCTCCCAATGTTGTTTACAGAGGTAAGCTCCAAGGAAACCGTCTCGTCGCCATCAAACGATTCTCTAAACAGTCCTGGCCTGATGCTCATCAGTTTGTG GCTGAGGCTACCGGTGTTGGAAAGCTTAGATTCAACAGATTGGTTAATCTGATTGGTTTTTGCGCTCAAGGAAACGAGAGACTATTGGTAGCTGAGTATATGCCTAATGACACTCTCTCAAAGCATCTTTTTCACT GGGAGAAACAGCCACTTCCTTGGGAAATGCGTCTCCGAGTAGCAGATTTTATAGCACAAGCACTTGATCACTGCAATGTCGAAAACCGAAAGATCTACCATGACTTGAACGCGTACAGGATCCTATTCGATGAGGGAGGTGATCCTCGTCTATCTACTTTTGGTCTCATGAAGAACAGTAGCAACGGGAAAAGCTATAGCACCAACTTAGCTTATACCCCACCTGAGTTCTTGCGAACAGGTAGAGTCATTCCAGAGAGTGTTGTCTACAGTTATGGAACTATTCTTATAGATCTTCTGAGCGGCAAACACATTCCACCGAACCAT GCTCTTGATATAATAAAGGGGAAGAACGCGTTGCTACTCATGGATTCATCACTTGAAGGGCAATTTGAGAAGGAAGACGCGACCAAACTTGTTGAACTTGCTTCGAAATGTCTTCAAAACGAGGCAAAAGATCGACCTGATACTAAGTTCCTTCGCTCTTCAGCAGCACCACTGCAAAAGCAGAAAGAG GTTGCATCTCATGTCTTGATGGGTCTGCCTAAGAATACTGTGATACTACCAACTCTGCTTTCTCCTCTGGGAAAGGCTTGTTCTCTGATGGACCTTGAGGCTGTTCACGAGATTTTGCTTAAAACTGGTTACAGAGACGACGAGGAAAGAGCAGATAATGAG CTTTCATTTCAAGAATGGACACAGCCAGTGCAGGAGATGCTTAGCGTAAAGAAGTTAGGAGACGCTGCTTTCACAGACAAGGACTTCGAGAATTCAATAGAATGTTATTCAAAG TTGGTGGAGATGATGGCTGTTGTTCCATCTGCGACTGTGTTTGCGAGACGGTCATTCTCCTACTTGATGACGGAACAAGTAGAGCTTGCACTGAGAGACGCAATGCAGGCTCAAGTTTGCATACCGGAGTGGCCTACTGCGTTTTACATGCAGGCTTTAGCGCTTTCAAAGCTTGGAATGGAGACTGATGCTAGTGATATGCTTAACGATGGTGCTGCTTTTGATGCTAAGCGACAACAACAGAGCAGTTGGCGTTGTTGA
- the LOC108843671 gene encoding type I inositol polyphosphate 5-phosphatase 2: MKARRGRRPEKFWPSIVMNKWLNIKPKVYDFSEDEVDTETESEDDVCSVKDVADSCCVTDEDSNGGRRGSQADHCNKISEGGVKSYQRKHRRGKSETLRVQYINTKDIKVTVATWNVAGKRPSDDLEIDDWLTTDNPSDIYIIGFQEVVPLSAGNVLGAEDRGPIPKWESIIRRTLNKSQQESVYDQSSPSNNTNVLLHRSHSAPSSPVLAQQTNSIIADVMVENLAADQSLDLATDEFIDAATALPSLEPVGNPDMDWPERALDENPQIVGSEGKLRRVLSSNAMLGFKLPENPTGVSRFSLDARNLKRSRSFETLKLSWSDIKEENDNNSSTSSEGAKTRSDDDSSDGDLSSSDEEGDKMGSTYGLPEDLVEECRKVKDSQKYVRIVSKQMVGIYVSVWIRRRLRRHVNNLKVSPVGVGLMGYMGNKGSVSISMTLYQSRMCFVCSHLTSGQKDGAEQRRNADVYEIIRRTRFASVLDTDQPRTIPSHDQVFWFGDLNYRLYMSDSEVRKLVSQKRWDELKNSDQLIRELRRGHVFDGWREGPIKFPPTYKYEFDSDRYAGENLREGEKKRAPAWCDRILWLGKGIRQECYKRSEITMSDHRPVTSIFNVGVEVFDQRKLQRALHVNNAAASAVHPEPSYLF, from the exons ATGAAGGCAAGACGTGGGAGACGCCCTGAA AAATTTTGGCCTTCGATTGTGATGAACAAATGGCTCAACATAAAGCCGAAAGTTTACGACTTTAGCGAAGACGAAGTCGATACAGAAACTGAGAGCGAAGACGACg TATGTTCGGTCAAAGACGTAGCTGATTCTTGCTGTGTAACTGATGAAGACAGCAATGGAGGTCGCCGAGGAAGCCAAGCTGATCACTGCAACAAAATTTCAG AAGGTGGCGTGAAGAGTTACCAGAGAAAACACCGGCGAGGCAAATCGGAGACTTTGAGAGTCCAATACATCAACACCAAGGACATCAA aGTGACGGTGGCTACATGGAACGTCGCCGGTAAACGTCCCTCCGATGATCTCGAGATTGACGACTGGCTTACTACAGATAACCCTTCAGATATTTACATCATCGG gtTTCAAGAAGTGGTTCCGTTAAGCGCCGGTAACGTTCTCGGAGCAGAAGACCGAGGCCCGATTCCAAAATGGGAATCTATAATCCGGAGAACACTGAACAAATCTCAACAAGAATCAGTCTATGATCAATCATCACCAAGCAATAACACCAACGTTCTTCTTCATAGGTCTCACAGCGCACCATCCTCTCCTGTCTTagcacaacaaacgaactccaTCATCGCCGATGTCATGGTCGAGAATCTCGCCGCGGACCAGTCGTTAGACCTGGCTACTGACGAGTTCATCGACGCTGCAACCGCCTTACCGAGTCTTGAACCAGTGGGGAATCCAGACATGGACTGGCCTGAACGAGCTTTAGACGAGAATCCTCAGATTGTTGGATCAGAGGGGAAGCTGAGGAGAGTGTTGAGCAGCAACGCTATGCTAGGGTTTAAGCTACCGGAGAATCCAACGGGTGTGAGTAGGTTTTCTTTGGACGCAAGAAACTTGAAACGGTCACGGAGCTTTGAAACCCTAAAGCTGAGTTGGAGTGATATCAAAGAAGAGAATGATAATAACTCTTCCACCTCGTCGGAAGGTGCGAAAACTCGGTCTGATGATGATTCATCAGACGGAGATTTGTCTTCTTCAGACGAGGAAGGAGACAAGATGGGAAGTACTTATGGATTGCCGGAAGATCTGGTGGAAGAGTGTCGGAAGGTGAAAGATTCTCAAAAGTATGTGAGGATAGTAAGTAAGCAAATGGTTGGGATCTATGTATCGGTTTGGATCCGACGGAGGTTAAGAAGACACGTCAACAATTTGAAAGTTTCTCCGGTTGGAGTTGGCTTGATGGGTTACATGGGAAACAAG GGATCAGTATCGATAAGCATGACGTTATATCAATCAAGAATGTGTTTTGTATGTTCACACTTAACTTCCGGTCAAAAAGACGGTGCTGAGCAGCGCCGGAATGCTGACGTGTACGAAATCATACGCCGTACTCGTTTCGCATCGGTTCTTGATACAGATCAACCTAGAACGATTCCAAGTCACGA TCAGGTATTCTGGTTTGGAGATTTGAATTATAGACTTTATATGTCAGACAGTGAAGTTAGAAAGCTTGTGTCACAGAAacgttgggatgagctcaagaaCAGTGATCAG TTGATTAGAGAATTACGACGAGGGCATGTCTTTGATGGATGGAGAGAAGGGCCGATCAAGTTCCCTCCAacatataaatatgaatttgaTTCCGATCGTTACGCTGGAGAAAACTtgagagagggagagaagaagagagctcCTGCTTG GTGTGATAGAATATTATGGTTGGGAAAAGGAATAAGACAGGAGTGTTATAAGAGATCGGAGATAACGATGTCTGATCACAGGCCGGTGACTTCAATATTTAATGTCGGAGTTGAAGTTTTTGATCAacggaaacttcaaagagctcTTCATGTTAACAATGCCGCCGCTTCTGCTGTTCATCCTGAACCTTCTTACTTGTTCTAA
- the LOC108843051 gene encoding two-component response regulator-like APRR2, producing the protein MVFTSNDISNWENFPKGLRVLLLDCGDGISAAETRSKLESMDYIVTTFSDETEALSAVIKSPDSFHIAIVEVNTSDENESFKFLEAAKDHLPTIMISNDHCITTTMKCIALGAVEFLQKPLSPEKLKNIWQHVVHKAFNDGGTDVSESLKPVKESVVSMLHLDTDMMSTDEKDPAPSTPQLKQVSRLLDGCDRRENINSSTEKEDIEDQDIGESKSVDTTNHDDNVIVKEEKEDGEKKEGQTGDTKSEKTDSVKFQKKEDETTKHNNKSTGIKNLSGNKPSRKKVDWTQELHKKFVQAVEQLGVDQAIPSRILELMKVDGLTRHNVASHLQKFRMHRRNLLPKEDHNRRWIQSRENQRQIHRQYNGFQQQHRPVMAYPVWGLPGVHPPGAVPPLWPPPLQSSGQLPPWHWRPPYPTVNGNAWGCPVVQPVTGTFSSPVTGAFSTPSAIQLDEEMVDQVVKEAISKPWLPLPLGLKPPSAESVLAELSRQGISAVPSSSSSSSSCPINGSRRLR; encoded by the exons ATGGTCTTTACCTCTAACGATATATCAAACTGGGAAAATTTTCCAAAGGGACTTAGAGTCCTTCTCCTCGACTGTGGCGACGGCATATCCGCCGCCGAGACCCGATCAAAGCTTGAGTCCATGGACTATATCG TCACTACGTTCAGTGATGAAACCGAAGCTCTCTCTGCCGTTATAAAAAGCCCGGACAGCTTCCACATTGCCATCGTAGAGGTGAATACAAGTGACGAGAACGAGAGTTTCAAGTTTCTTGAAGCTGCTAAAGACCACCTTCCTACTATCA TGATTTCAAACGATCATTGCATTACAACTACGATGAAATGCATAGCG CTTGGTGCAGTTGAGTTCCTTCAAAAACCGCTCTCACCGGAGAAATTAAAGAATATTTGGCAGCATGTAGTTCATAAG gcATTTAATGATGGAGGGACTGATGTTTCAGAGTCACTCAAGCCTGTTAAAGAATCTGTTGTCTCGATGCTTCATCTCGATACCGATATGATGAGTACTGATGAGAAAGATCCAGCACCATCAACACCGCAACTAAAACAAGTTTCACGGTTGCTAGACGGTTGTGATCGTCGAGAGAACATAAACTCCTCCACCGAGAAAGAGGATATTGAAGATCAAGACATCGGTGAATCCAAATCAGTCGACACTACAAATCATGACGACAATGTGATTgtcaaagaagagaaagaagatggtGAAAAGAAAGAAGGCCAAACCGGAGATACGAAAAGCGAGAAGACAGATTCAGTTAAGTTtcagaagaaagaagatgaaactaCTAAACATAACAATAAATCAACTGGGATCAAGAACTTGTCTGGTAACAAACCTAGTCGAAAGAAG gTGGATTGGACACAAGAGCTGCACAAGAAGTTTGTGCAAGCGGTAGAGCAACTTGGAGTCGATCAAGCGATACCTTCGCGGATTCTTGAACTGATGAAAGTAGACGGCCTAACTCGACACAATGTAGCTAGCCATCTTCAG AAATTTCGGATGCATAGGAGGAATCTTCTTCCAAAGGAGGATCATAACCGTAGATGGATACAATCTAGAGAGAACCAAAGACAAATCCATCGGCAGTATAATGGTTTTCAGCAGCAACACCGTCCTGTAATGGCTTATCCCGTTTGGGGTCTCCCCGGTGTTCATCCGCCTGGAGCAGTTCCGCCTCTGTGGCCGCCGCCACTGCAGTCCTCTGGTCAACTACCTCCGTGGCATTGGAGACCACCTTATCCAACG GTAAACGGTAATGCATGGGGTTGTCCGGTTGTACAACCGGTAACCGGGACATTCAGTTCTCCGGTAACCGGAGCATTTAGTACTCCTTCGGCGATTCAGCTG GACGAGGAAATGGTTGATCAAGTGGTTAAAGAAGCGATTAGCAAACCGTGGCTGCCGTTACCGCTCGGGCTAAAACCACCATCCGCGGAGAGCGTTTTAGCTGAGCTCTCGCGTCAAGGCATCTCAGCcgtcccttcttcttcttcttcctcttcctcatgTCCAATCAACGGCTCTCGTCGTCTCCGCTGA